The following proteins are co-located in the Streptomyces sp. NBC_00435 genome:
- a CDS encoding YchJ family protein, translated as MPTPALPCPCGLPAAYPECCGRFHSGERQAPTAELLMRSRFSAFAVGDTAYLLRSWHPSTRPGTLDLDPGQRWERLEILATERGGVFETEGAVEFRAHYREGRHTGSLHEHSSFSRENGAWVYVGPLSPVDFD; from the coding sequence ATGCCCACCCCGGCCCTCCCCTGTCCCTGCGGGCTGCCCGCCGCCTACCCCGAGTGCTGCGGCCGCTTCCACTCCGGCGAGCGGCAGGCGCCCACCGCCGAACTGCTGATGCGCTCCCGCTTCAGCGCCTTCGCCGTCGGCGACACGGCCTATCTCCTGCGCTCCTGGCACCCGTCGACGCGGCCGGGCACGCTCGACCTCGATCCCGGGCAGCGCTGGGAGCGCCTGGAGATCCTGGCCACCGAGCGCGGCGGAGTGTTCGAGACCGAGGGTGCGGTGGAGTTCCGGGCGCACTACCGCGAGGGCAGGCACACCGGCTCGCTGCACGAGCACAGTTCCTTCTCCCGTGAGAACGGGGCCTGGGTCTACGTCGGCCCCCTCTCCCCCGTCGACTTCGACTGA
- a CDS encoding DUF6397 family protein codes for MATACDEVRGLIGAGQAAEELGLSRSEFARAVQLGIVRAGPPGAAMAARFTRTEVDRVRSAGGFPDALRERVETVAGAEAAAAVMGVGPSRFTRLARCGHVTPVGYRINRYRAVVWLYLAAELRDFAAREPGMLCGGAPPADRELMADKADLRPRKWRERHVGLLLGRTADPWERAAVLASVLPDEELRDTVPDAAERIVLAALAPPPPYGHPQVPAAAAVATRLLRAGPQPDEIHWYRSSLEFALTGARGQSKSTGERGPT; via the coding sequence ATGGCCACGGCATGTGATGAGGTCCGCGGCCTGATCGGCGCCGGGCAGGCCGCGGAGGAACTGGGCTTGAGCCGGAGCGAGTTCGCCCGTGCCGTCCAGTTGGGCATCGTACGGGCCGGCCCCCCGGGTGCCGCCATGGCCGCGCGCTTCACCCGGACCGAGGTCGACCGGGTCCGGTCGGCCGGGGGCTTCCCGGACGCCCTCCGCGAGCGCGTGGAGACGGTGGCGGGAGCCGAGGCCGCGGCCGCCGTCATGGGAGTCGGCCCGAGCCGGTTCACGCGGCTCGCTCGTTGTGGGCATGTCACCCCGGTGGGATACCGGATCAACCGGTACCGGGCGGTGGTGTGGCTCTATCTGGCCGCGGAGCTACGGGACTTCGCGGCGCGCGAGCCCGGAATGCTGTGCGGCGGCGCGCCGCCGGCCGATCGGGAGCTGATGGCGGACAAGGCCGACCTGCGCCCGCGGAAGTGGCGCGAGCGGCATGTGGGGCTACTGCTGGGACGGACCGCCGATCCGTGGGAGCGGGCTGCCGTACTGGCCTCGGTACTCCCCGACGAAGAGCTGCGCGACACCGTGCCCGATGCGGCCGAGCGCATCGTGCTCGCGGCACTCGCCCCGCCCCCGCCGTACGGGCATCCACAGGTCCCGGCGGCAGCCGCGGTGGCGACCAGGCTGCTGCGGGCCGGTCCGCAGCCGGACGAGATCCACTGGTACCGCAGCAGCCTGGAGTTCGCGCTGACCGGAGCCCGGGGTCAGTCGAAGTCGACGGGGGAGAGGGGGCCGACGTAG
- a CDS encoding roadblock/LC7 domain-containing protein produces MALDKQLDWLLDDLTRRVQQVRHAVVLSNDGLVTGASAGLAREDAEHLAAVAAGLQSLAKGSGRHFRAGEVRQTMVEYDEGVLFVMAAGAGSCLCVLSAAEADIGHVAYEMTLLVNRVGEHLGVAERRITGG; encoded by the coding sequence ATGGCACTGGACAAGCAGCTGGACTGGCTGCTGGACGACTTGACGCGGCGGGTGCAGCAGGTCCGGCATGCGGTAGTGCTCTCCAACGACGGCCTGGTGACGGGCGCGAGCGCGGGCCTGGCGCGGGAGGACGCGGAGCACCTGGCGGCCGTCGCGGCAGGGCTGCAGAGCCTGGCGAAGGGGTCGGGGCGGCACTTCCGGGCGGGTGAGGTGCGCCAGACGATGGTCGAGTACGACGAGGGGGTCCTCTTCGTCATGGCGGCGGGTGCGGGCAGCTGCCTGTGCGTACTGAGCGCCGCCGAGGCCGACATCGGGCACGTGGCCTACGAGATGACCCTGCTGGTGAACCGGGTGGGCGAGCACCTGGGCGTCGCCGAGCGGCGGATCACCGGGGGCTGA
- a CDS encoding PPOX class F420-dependent oxidoreductase: MVKKMTQVEWREFVSHSTRTGKLSTVREDGSPHIAPIWFVLDGDSFVFNTGKDTVKGRNLARDGRVALCVDDDRPPFSYVVLQGRAQISEDLEEMLPWAARIGARYMGAERGEAFGRRNAVPGELLVRVPIDKVITVAGVTD, translated from the coding sequence ATGGTGAAGAAGATGACTCAAGTGGAATGGCGGGAGTTCGTCTCCCACTCCACCCGCACCGGCAAACTGTCCACCGTCCGTGAGGACGGAAGCCCTCACATCGCTCCCATCTGGTTCGTTCTCGACGGCGATTCCTTCGTGTTCAACACGGGGAAGGACACCGTCAAGGGTCGTAATCTGGCCCGTGACGGCCGCGTCGCGCTCTGCGTGGACGACGACCGGCCGCCGTTCTCCTACGTCGTCCTCCAGGGCCGGGCGCAGATCAGCGAGGACCTGGAGGAGATGCTCCCGTGGGCGGCCCGGATCGGTGCCCGCTACATGGGCGCGGAACGCGGCGAGGCCTTCGGCCGCCGCAACGCCGTCCCCGGGGAGCTGCTCGTCCGTGTCCCCATCGACAAGGTGATCACGGTGGCCGGCGTGACCGACTGA